AACacttataataaaaatgattatGAATAGACAATCACGTGATGATTTATGATACctccaccttcatttgtaatttgtttgaACATTGGCTTTTGGCACGTAACAACGATATGGTGCTTATCATGTTTTGATAGGGAatctttattttgattattattttaatttggataTGATGTCATGGGTTCATCTGAATCTAAATGTATTGACTCTGACCAGCACTATAgcactactccctccgtccctgattaagagtcactctttttcatttcggtctgtccccgattaagagtcgCTCTTCCTACTTATTATATTTGGACATTAAAAATACCCTAAAAGTcaaataggtctcacattccactacctaacttcatttattacaccacaCATTCAAACACTTCCTCAAAACCTGTGTCCGATCAAAGAGTGACTCCTAATtggagacggaaggagtatatcaCATAAAAAATTACCCAGTCCAAACTAAATTTTTGGGTTACAACTCATATACGCACATCATATTCGGATAGAGGAGTTTAAGCATTTATCACACATTTTAGTCGTATTGGTATCGTATCTGAAGCAACTTTTAATCCTTACTAAACTGATGTGTATAAAGAGTAATTATCTGAAATTGAAGAGTTAGTTAGGAGGGGCTAAAAGCCTAAAACAATAgaaatagacaaataaaaaattgctataaataattgatttgagaaaaaaaaaatatgaaacgAGGAGGAATAGAAAGTGAGTactaaagtaaaagaaaaaaattaaattttttgataTTAACATAATTTGAAATTAGATTTAATGTATTGTATTAGGTTTAAAATATGCTAAGATGTTATTGCTATGATTATTTATGTGATTTACTATTAGTTGTAGAATTATATAAACACATATCTTTTTTAATGTGTTGTATTAAGTTTAAAATCGCTCacaatatcttttttttttcattcatcaCTTATTCAAACCTTGTAGTACTTCTTCCGTCCCGTtcaaaatgaaacatttgcttAATAAATCGCGTGATCTCAACTAAGATTCCACCTAATAATCTATATAAAATCAAACCATCCACATCGGTGAAATCGCCTTTCTGGGATCACGTCAATTGATTATTAAATAGTGTGACAAATATTTGCTTAAACATTTTCCGTTTAATATTAGTTTTTCGAAAGATCTCACCCACTCTTCAGTGATTTAATGGTTTATTatcaaattaataaatactaataattataattaacatTAATTATGTTGACGGGCATAGATTCTCACATGCATATGCACATTAGCgtacttaaattttatttagtcACTCAATAATCAATACTATAATCAATCACTGCAAGATCGACAATTTATATTTGATCGAATGTATCCCCACTGATaccaatttttaattatgtttttttttgtaactCAAAACATGGCACTTAATCGGGGTAAATGCATAACTCATATAAAATGTATCACCTTTATTTCATATTAGTACATAAAATTTGAAGTTgacataaatcatacaaaaagtttctttcatttttcaatttagtacattcAGTTATATGTATTTAAATAGTGttaactctttgtctatatgaagtacaaaatgtttcatcattgtttcatgttggtacaaaaagttttttgattgtttcatatttgtacaaattttttttatcattgtttCATGGTTTATACGTCATATAAGTAAAAAGTTAACACCGTTTGAACACGTATAACGaaatgtactaaattgaaacacgaaagaaactttttgtatgatttatgtcaacttcaaactttttgtactaatataaaataaaggtgatacattttgtatgaattttGTATTCATCCCCACTTAATtagttaaataatactactattaatgaAGTTGTTATAGTTGCCGTCTTGCCGATGATGCAGAATCCGAGCAAGAAgttgaatttaaaataaatcaaaattatattattCATTTGAAGTAGGGACTCTCGTGCTATGTGACAGACGTAATTAAATTTTCAaatctaattaaaaaaatattgataaattacaaaaaaaagacTTTGTTGGGATCTGATTCATTGCAGAATTTGAGAAATGTGAAATTAAATGTTAGTTAAAGcaatttaattggaatatccaaATTTGGAAATTCGAGAATGCCTTATGTCTATGCAAGGAaccaaaatatttcataaaaaatgatactactaaacaaccaaaataataatataagtaACTCTTTTGTCACAAAGTGCCAATTTCAAGaccaaaatataaattttatatgaCTCGTATCCCAAACAAGTACATATAAACACTTTATAGTTATTAATTCAAAATGTTACtccttatttttttatgaaaaatttaaAGCATGTTATTCCAAATTTGAGGATACAATGTCTAGAAGGTTCGAAAAATGGACGATTTCCAAATACATCTTTAAGAAATACTCCACTTACTAACAAAAAGAGGCAATAATACTATGAACTTCTTGATTGCCTTCATAACAAGCGTATGTTGTCTCACTGTCACATGTTTGAAATTAATcatcaaagattcaaatcaataacaaacaacaaaacaaaatttatgTATGGATTATTATCAAAATAAGTGTTTAGGGATAGATTGTCACACTCTCTATAACCTACTATATAAGTTTCTCATGCGCATTCTTAGTCTTGAGCTCTTTTAACTGTATGATTATATAGTTATAGGTTAATATTGACTcatattatgtaattttatttaaaaatattactaatgTTGAAATTGGAAATGCGAGCTTACAATTTTTGTATAATGTCACAAATCatgtcaattttttaaattttttactaattggttttaattttaACTTTCTATGATTGAGGATCACTACATGAAATGAATTTGTTGTCATTAATTGAGAGCTCTGGCAACATAAACCCCCACTCGTCGTTTTATGAAGTTAAAAACGAGGCACATACTAATAAATTGGGAGTTGAGATTGCGCCAATGACAATGTTCTATGTTGGGCAAGTCATGGTCTTCAACGACTTTCCGGCAAATAAGGTCACGTTGTGTTAGTGTTAGCATTAGCTAGCAAGTTGAGATCTTCCTGCGCTGCCCATAGTAGGGCTTGGTAAATATACTGAAAAAACAGTATATCGATcgtatcgtaccgaaaaatataaaaaaatcatttttttggtataccgaaattttcggtacgatacaataccgtatcgtaaatttttgatacgataacgatatgaattttcttataccacggtataccgttttatatcgaatatttgatatatatcgatattatcGGTATATCAAAATATATCGAAAATCAATAAGTATTGAATTATCGATGCATACCGTTTAtactaatataataataataatataatttattttttaaagattaaaagtttaaaatcataaatagtatccatttaatttatttttatattcaaaaaatatttattggaaatcctaaaatcataaatagatatccATTTAATTTCGATATACCGTTCAgaacggtataccgaagtttggtacgatatatcgaaatttcGATACGGTAACGATATAGATATTATCCATACCGAAATTTTTAATACTGTAAccatatgaaattctttcatatcgatatttttgaTACGGTAACGATACAAAAGAGAGAATATAACGGGCGATGCGGCACATGCTACACATGAAGCCACGCAGTATCCCCCTGAACACACACAGAGGCAATCAAACGATGTCGTTTCATGCTCCAATGAATCATCTTGTCCACTTCTTTTTCTCACCACTTTTAATCCTATTTATGGCCACCGgctccactctctctctctgtatCTCCCCATCCCACTTGCACCCACACACAAAAGTTATTGCTCTCTTATAATCAATCCGTGTCAATTTTTCACACTCCCATCTCCATTTTCGAAATTCTCGCTCTCGCTCTTCCCAAAATTCTCTCCGTCTGTGATATAAAAACCCAGATTATTCGGGAAAGCGGAGGCCCTTATGAGCTCAGTGCGTAAAGATACCCGAAAAAAGTTGAGCTTTTCCGTTTAAACTATTCCAACGAAAGGTgggattttttataattatttataataatttaatggCGGGAAATCTGGAGAAATGGATGGCCTTTGGACCCTTTTTCACGGTTGTGTGGAGCTTTTTGATGGCTGCGTTATTTGTTTCTGCTGAGAGAAACTTAAAGCAAGATACCTCATCTCGAAATGCGGCCGCGGAGTCGCCTCGCGATTTGGATTTTTTGTCGGCCGTTGCGAATTTCTTGTGGCAGGAGAATCAATCTGGATACCAGCACGTTTGGCCGGTgagctttttgttttttttggttCGATTGATTCTGAAAAATTCTACTGCTCgcagttattttttatttagatttattttgattttgaattagtttttttatatccAAATATCCATTCTCTCTCTGCTTTTATTCGCCTCCATCTCTCTATCTTTAAATTTTATTGCTATTAATGGCTGTGTATGGTATGGGGGCCGAACTGATACAAACATTAATTGATGTTGTTGAAATTGATAGCTCAGTTGTTATTGGGGTGTGGGTTGGGGGAAGGGTAAGAGATGATATGTCGTTTTAACTGTTAATGGTAGTTGCCACTTGTATCTATCAATGGAATTAAATTGATTGCTTCATAGCATAGATGAGGAGGCTTCCATGGTGTGTTGTACAGTAGGACTATTCATGTTAAAGCTATGATGATGTTAACTTAGATGAAGAATGTAAGATCATGTGACTGAGATCTGGTCTCAGGTGTCCCATACCTCATTAAACATAGTGTTCTTGATCTTGATATGTTGTGTGGGGGTGGTCGAGATAATACTATTTCCCTTCTTGATTCGTACAGGGTAATATAGGCATTTTCGTGCCTTTGATGTTGAAAGCTGAAGTAGTTTGTTTTGATTTGCTTGGTGGGGGTGGTGACTTATGTTGTTGTTCTTGGCCTTTGATCGACAGGATCTGGCATTCAACTGGCAGATAATTGTTGGCAGCGTGATTGGATTCCTTGGTGCGGCCTTTGGGAGCGTGGGAGGTGTCGGTGGTGGTGGCATATTCGTTCCCATGCTCACTCTAATTATTGGGTTTGATGCGAAATCAGCAACTGCTATCTCAAAATGTGAGAGAAATGAGTTTGGCTTTTGTGATATTGGATGCCCTTTTCTGGTTGTTTGATGATAGATTGTCCCTTGATTTCTTTGGAAAGAGACTGTTTTGACATTTTTGGATTCTTTTTGCTTTATTATTACATTTGGTCTTCATTTGTAAGTTTTATTGTGATGATCAAGGCAATGATTAGTGGAGTTCTTGATTCAATAGGTATGATCATGGGGGCTGCTGCCTCGACTGTTTACTACAATCTTAAGCTCAGGCATCCCACCATCAACATGCCAATTATTGATTATGATTTGGCCGTTCTAATCCAGCCGATGCTCATGCTTGGCATTAGTATTGGAGTTGCTTTCAATGTCGTATTTGCTGATTGGATGGTTACTGTGCTTCTAATCATTCTCTTTATAGGTAATAGTTGGCATATTgcgatttatttatttgaacgCTGTTTCCTGTTGTATTGATCGATCTCAAATGAGGTTACAGGTACATCTACTAAGGCCTTCTTCAAGGGGCTCGAAACATGGAATAAAGAAACTATCATGAAAAAGGTAAGCAAACTTCCCCACTTCACAGAATAGTGGGATCACATCAACTAAGAATTGATTCTTAAATCTTGTTtctacttataaatttattcaaatttgcTGTAGGAGGCTGCAAAGCGATCAGACACAAATGGTGTGTTTTTGTTTCTCATTTGCTTGAAGAATGATCTTCCTTGTTTTGTTCTAACGTATTCTTGGAACTGAACCACTTATTGTCTTGTGTCAGGCAATGGTCAAGAAGCAGATTACAAGCTTCTTCCAGCGGGACCCAGTACCGAGGCCAAACCCTTCGAAGAACCATCTGTAAGAAGGAATCATGGACTAGGTTTTGATCTTTTAGTGACGAACTTGCACGTGATACATATCATCATTTCAGGTCGGAATTATTGACAATGTATGTTGGAAAGAATGCGGGCTTCTTTTCTTCGTGTGGTTTGCGTTTCTTGCCCTGCAGCTTATCAAGGTTTGCTTTCCTTCGACATTCTAGACTACTTCTTGGAGTCTACTTAAATTCGTAACAGTATGCGGAAACCTAACTGCTTTCTATTGATCGAAACAGTCGAATACACCAACATGCTCTGCAATATATTGGGTGGTGAACTTCATGCAGGTGCCTACACGAATCTCAAAATCAATGTCGTTTTGTTTGAGCCTTGTAGTGACCTTATCATGATGGAAACGTATATCTTTGCACGTCTATTCTTTCTATGCAGATTCCTGTCGCTTTAGGTGTATCGGGATATGAAGGGTTTAGCCTGTACAAGGGCTACCGGAAACTTGGTTCCAAGGGAGATGATGGTACTAACTTCAAAATTCACCAGCTCATCATCTATGGCCTTTTTGGCATTCTTGCTGGGCTAGTCGGGGGCCTTCTAGGTCTTGGAGGCGGATTCATCATGGGCCCGTTGTTTCTTGAACTCGGCATTCCTCCTCAGGTGAGCCCTGCTTTCTTCTAGGGTTATTGTCGCCTATGTTCTCGTATCTATAATGATTTGGTGAACTTGTGTGGTCAGGTTTCAAGTGCCACGGCGACCTTCGCCATGATGTTCTCCTCGTCTATGTCCGTTGTTGAATATTACCTTCTAAAGCGATTCCCTGTTCCTTACGGTTAGTGTATAGTAATATCGCGTTTTATGATAAACGAAAGCATCACCTCCACGCACTCATGAGCTCTCTGTTGGCAGCTCTCTACTTCATCGCCATTGCAACCGTGGCCGCCTTGATCGGGCAGCACGTCGTGAGAAGGCTGATCGTCGTGCTAGGGAGGGCCtccatcatcatcttcattctTGCATCCACGATCTTCATCAGTGCGATATCGCTAGGTAAAAAACTTCGCCCCTTCCGAGCAACTACTGTGTTCTTGATTTCTCTTCTAACTGCTCGACACGTGCTCTCGAGCAGGCGGGGTAGGCATCTCGAACATGATCGGGAAGATCCAACGGAACGAGTACATGGGCTTCGAGGACATCTGCAAGTACGACGCATGAAGTGTGTCGGGCAGCCTTTCTCGTCTGTGGGTTTGTGGCAATGATCGTCGTCGATCGTCCTCGTTTCTGGCCAAGAAGAAAAAGGTGGGGGTCTTTTCTCATCCAAGGgcaaatatttttttgttgtatcCATTAAGATTTGAATTGCAATGTGCAAGAGTGAAATCTAGTCCTCAAACTGTAAAGTGTTTGTGGTCCAGGTAAAATTTATGGCACAATTGTCGCAAATTATTAAAGTTTTTTTGTCTTGTTTTCTACTGTGATCATATTTTACTGCCAAAAGAATCCAATGGAAATGTGCTTCATAAACATTATTGCTTCAATAGGTTCACGTGACTATGTTTAATAGTAGCATTTATACAAAAACTTACTCCTGATTACGGGTCCATTTTTTCTGCATGAGTAGTTGTAAGAAAGGTGATttgtttaaatataaattaaatttttatgtattaattttataatgaaatgtgacttaatgagttagtaaaatatgaTAGTGAAATGTGACTATTATGTAAAATAGATATTCACtaataaattttctattttgtcattttcgttcATCAATCAATAAACTTTTCATttgcttttattatttttggatatacctcatattccactaacttttatctcactcatattttattttattataaaactaatatgcCACTTCATATAAAAGTAGAATCCACATTATACCTATCTTTCAACCATTTTTTTTTACTGCATTTCTTATAACTCGTACCGGGCCAAAACTCCCTTTGTATTGGttaacggagggagtatatattttttggtaatttcttgtattGAAATATGAGTTGAATCTTGAAGAGGATGGAGTAGAATTACAATAGCTACCGACACTTCACAAACCGCAGCACTTTATTTAACCATCAAGCACACAAATACTAGGATTGAATTCAATCATCTATATTTTGTAAAttacaatatttataaaatctaaTTATACTATTATTCCTAAAATAGAAGAATTAgtgaaaataattgaaaataatgaattacTGTGCTTTAAATGTGTAAAATCAACCAATGATTAACcaagaaagtaaaaaaatatcaaatataacaaaaaaaactaataataatatggatTATATAAAGATGAGGACCCCCACAGTCCCACCACCAAAGCACGATACTTTTCTATAGAATGACTTTCTTAAAAGTTCTTTTAAAATGGAGTTAGGCAAGGATTTATTAAATGTTCAAGAGAGACTTGAGAGTGATAGTATTTGATACATCACATAAAATACTCATGGGATTACTGTAATTTTAGTACACGTCGAGATATATTATCATGGACtaagttttttaaaaaacaattgaacaagagaaaaaataaatatgaattataGACAATAAATCGAACAAGCACTAGATGTACATGCACACTTCTACAATCTTGAAGGTATTTGATTATcagattatttattttatatttttaggatAATGGATGGATTTAACTTTGTCGATAAGATTTACTTAAAAGTTAAGACAAGAcacaaatttaaaaatcaaGATTGTGCATTTAATGTAATGGGGACTAGTGATACATGGAAAAATAATTCAACCAACAATAATTTGTGGAGTTGAAATCCAAGTAAAGATGTGGATATACCAACATTCCATTAATTGTTATAAAACGAATTGATAATTGCGCATACCACATTAGTCATTATCATGCTACAAGAACCATATGTCTTActaccaaattaaaaaaacattttaaaaagaATTACCAACTTGCAATTTATATTCATGTTATTTTCGATGttcatattcaaataaatactttTCCCTCCATAAATACGCgtcacatattttctttttggtctatttataattataagtctcatattatattaattggttttactctcattttattataaattaatacataatttaaaattcaaaatcatattttactaactttttatatatacaaaatCTTATATTCGAAGTCAAAATCGAACGTATATTGCGGATGGATGGAGACAGGAGTAATTGTATATGGTACTCATACGTACAATCCAAATTAATGTCGCATCAATATAGTCAGTGTAATATAAGAGTGTGTGGTTatatttttgtgaaaaaaattgAGTGTCTTATCTTGTGGTTGTGGgaaagatatactccctccgtctcgcactactcgcacctttccttttgggcacggagattaaagaATGAGTGATAgataaagtcaacaattacggctgtaggtataaattgttactaaaaatgaaaagagtgcaaataacttgggacgcccagaaaggaaataaatgcaagtagtgcgggacggatgtagtactatttattaTACATAGAGATgattatatttgaaaataatggGACATTTTTCTTGATAAAACTTTGTTCACTTGTAAATTCTGTTGCAGCCACTTTTATAAGCCCATTTTATCGAGTTTAATAataatggaataattaaattactgCTTCgcgcttttatttttcttctatttttacGGTGAAGAGATGTGTTTGTATTCAATTTTTTACCCATCGAGGTATTCGTTGGTGGACTTGATATAAAAGGTGCCATAGATCTCATTTTCTTATCATGCGGTGATAATAGTACTTAGAAGATTGATACGTAATCCAAGTAAAATATAATTAGATTTTTTGGAATGATTTTGACATCCAAAAATAGAGTAAGAAACTGAAGATAACAAGCTATAATTCCAAACGAAACAAAATTGATTTGAGTTCAAGGTGAGCGGCGGCAGAAATTTCACTTAATAATACTATACTTTATTGGTCTAtgaataaatgtttcatttgatccaacattaatttttaaaatgggTGAAATGAAATACTCCGTAGAaaacagtaaaattaaaaacGAGCTATTTAATGTTGGACTAAGGGAGTTTAATTTAGATTGCAAAGTATGCTTCCCAATAGAAAAACAAAACCCACATGAAGCTAAAAATGATAGTACAAACTAAAATAATTGGGGTTATACATTATAGTTGATTGAATCAAAATGAGCACAAAATCATTCATGAAAACCAAAATAGTTTTCCTCTATTGTGCAATTACAGTATAATTGGGCTTATGAATGAGAGCCCAAATCATTCTGGCCCAACAACAAACCTTTTGTAACAATTAAGGCCCAAAACGGATCGGATTGAATTCGGTTAATAAATAATGgaaattattgagaaatacgGGGCAGTAGCGAGTTTCTTGATTTAATAAAAAGCTGAGAAACAGGGAGGGGAGGATGAGAGTCTTCACTCTTCACCTCCAAAAATTCATTTTCTAATTCACCGTAAAGTCAgcagagagaagagagaattgaAACCctagtgagagagagagagaaaaaatggttTTCTACTTCAAGGCGCGGCTGGAGGCGGGGGATTTCACCATATTCATGGGCCTCGACAAGTATGAGAACGAGGAGCTCATCAAATACGGATTTCCTGAAGATATTTGgtataattattttcattttttttatattttaacaaCTTAATTGTTGCAAAGCTTTGCGAGCTGCATTTGGGAGAGGGAAAGGGGTTTTTGATGCGTTTATGCGGAAGAAATTGGGGAGAATGTTGCTGCCTTTTGTTAGTAATAGGATGGTTTTGTTTGTTGAAAAATTATATAGGAATATGTGTTTTCGGTTATATGAAGCTATCTATGCTCTTGTTTGAGGCTTTTTTTATGGAACTGCATTTTTAATTTCGGTGGAAATTGAGTTGAGAAGTTGTTGACTATGGAATCAGAACGGATAGAGCTGTAATAGTTATGAGTTGTTTAGAGGAAGATTATTGGAATTTGTGTGGTGAAGGGAATTACAATTTTCAGATTGTAGGTCGAGGGGCATAATTTTGTGGGTTTTGGGCTATTTCTGTCATTCGTTTTTGGGATATGACCTTCTTTCATGTGTTTTAGAGCTTTAGGTCTATATTGGAATTCGACTGATGATAGGCATGGAAAAACTGGTTTTGCTTTTGGCAATCCCAATTTAATATTTTAGCCAC
This portion of the Salvia splendens isolate huo1 chromosome 10, SspV2, whole genome shotgun sequence genome encodes:
- the LOC121750153 gene encoding sulfite exporter TauE/SafE family protein 3-like, whose protein sequence is MAGNLEKWMAFGPFFTVVWSFLMAALFVSAERNLKQDTSSRNAAAESPRDLDFLSAVANFLWQENQSGYQHVWPDLAFNWQIIVGSVIGFLGAAFGSVGGVGGGGIFVPMLTLIIGFDAKSATAISKCMIMGAAASTVYYNLKLRHPTINMPIIDYDLAVLIQPMLMLGISIGVAFNVVFADWMVTVLLIILFIGTSTKAFFKGLETWNKETIMKKEAAKRSDTNGNGQEADYKLLPAGPSTEAKPFEEPSVGIIDNVCWKECGLLFFVWFAFLALQLIKSNTPTCSAIYWVVNFMQIPVALGVSGYEGFSLYKGYRKLGSKGDDGTNFKIHQLIIYGLFGILAGLVGGLLGLGGGFIMGPLFLELGIPPQVSSATATFAMMFSSSMSVVEYYLLKRFPVPYALYFIAIATVAALIGQHVVRRLIVVLGRASIIIFILASTIFISAISLGGVGISNMIGKIQRNEYMGFEDICKYDA